The genome window GCAATGTCCTGGTGACACCCACCTGGGCCCTGACTCCATGCTTGTCAAGGAGGTTGCAACTCATGAGGTCTCCTTCAGAGTTTACCACATCCTGATAACTACAGGAAGTAACTGATGTTCATAGAGGTAATGTGGTTCATTCAGGCCACATAGTAACCAAGGGTCAGTGCCAGGATCTGAACCCACAGCCATGGGGCCCCTAGACTTTctttgtatggtggtttgaatagtaaATGTCACCCACAGTCTCTGGAATTCAAATACTTAGTCCTCAGTTGATGCTGTTGCGGGAgacttaggaagtgtggccttgctgaaggaagtatgtcactagggtcTGCTTTGATATTTCAAAGCCTTAGGGCAATCCCTGTTGGTTCTATTTCCTGCTGGTGGCTCAAGAAGTGAGCTCTCAACTGCTCCAGTCAACTATTGCTGTTGCCATGTTTCCTTACCATGATGGTGATGAACTCTTACCCTTCTAGAACTATCTGCCCAAATAAACTTCTTTCTAGAggttcccttggtcatggtgttttcgcATGGCAACAGAGAATTAACTGACATACCTGGCTCAGACCAGGTGACCTCATAGCTTCCATTAcccactttcctcttcctgttgccttcctCAAGGACAAGGACCCCATGATGCTAGTCTTCTTGTACTTCTTCCACGCTGGCCCTCAATTTTCacttcctgttcccactgttcTCCCTACAAAAGCATTCTACCTGGGAAGATGCAAAGCAGAACTCAAGATGGTACAGGAGATGGCCCCATGGGCCCTGCAGTCTCACCCTCCCAGGAGCCTTGCTTATTTCCCAGCAGCCATCTCATGGCTCTGCATAGTTCCAGAAAGGGGGGTTCTGATCTTTCCCCATGGGAAACTCTGTgcctttttttcttaacttttttagGTCagagcgttttatcacagcaaaagaaagagaaaacagatgtgTGTCTGTAACAGATAGTGAGATTGAAACAATAATAAAGCCTCCCAACAAAGAGACCTGGACCAGACAGTGTCACTGCCAAATCCTACCAAACAAAAGAGTTCAGACCAATGCTCTCTGAACTGTCtcataaaatagaaagggaaggaaTGCTACTAAAATCATGCTATAAAGGCAATATATTCCTAATACCAAAACCggataaagacacaacaaaaaacagataACAATAACACAACATCCCCGATGAACAAAATTCAAAAACTTCTCAATAAAATTCTTAATAACTAAGTGTTCGCAGCCGTCGCCGCGCCGTCGCCGCTCCCTAACACCAGCGCCACCTCTCGCTTGCAGAGCTCCACCCAAAGGAGAAGGGGGGTAAGTAAGGAGGTGCCCATACCATGGCTCATACAAAGCAGACTGCCCGCAAATCCACCGGTGGTAAAGCACCCAGGAAACAACTGGCTACTAAAGCCACTCGCAAGAGTGCGCCCTCTACTGGAGGGGTGAAGAAACCTCATCCTTACAGGCCTGGTACTGTGGCACTCCGTGAAATCAGACTTTATCAGAAGTCCACTGAACTTCTGATTCGCAAGCTCCCCTTCCAGCGTCTGGTGCAAGAAATTGCTCAGGACTTCAAAACAGATCTGCGCTTCCAGAGTGCAGCTATTGGTGCTTTGCAAGAGGCAAGTGAGGCCTATTTGGttggcctttttgaagataccaacCTGTGTGCTATCCATGCCAAACGTGTAACAATTTTGCCAAAGGATATCCAGCTAGCGTGCCGCATTCGCGGAGAACGTGCTTAAGAGTCCACTATGaggggaaacatttcattctcaaaaaattttttcgTCTTCTTCCTGTTATCAGTAGTTCTGAATGTTAGATATTTTTTCATGGGGTCAAAAGGTACCTAAGTATATGATTGCGAGTGTAAAAATAGGGAACAGAAATCAGGTATtggcagtttttccattttcatttgtgtgtgaatttttaatataaatgcaagATGTAAAGCATTAATGCAAGCAAAATGTTTCAGTGAACACATTTCAACAGTTCAACtttataacaattataaatacacctgttaaaattttctggacaatgccagcatttggattttttaaaaataaataaatttcttattGACGGCAACTAAATTGTGTTTGTAGCATTTTTATCATACAGTAGATTCCATCCATTCACTATATTTTCTGACTGAGTTATCCTACATGcaagtacatgtttttaattttgtctgtCTTCTGTGGTGTTCCTGTAAGTTtactattaaaatacattaaactattaaaaaaatcttaccaaCTAAATCCAAGGACACATTTAAGAAGATCATACCCAAGATCAAATTAGATTCATTCTAGGGACACCAGATTGTCTCAACATACACAAACCACTAAGTAaaattgtcctggctagttttatgtcaacttgatacaagctagagtcatctgaaaggagaaacACCAAGTGAGAAGTCTTCAATaggatccagctataaggcattttcttaattactgattgacagcccatggtgggtagtggtatccctgtgctggtggtcctgaactccataagaaatcaggctgagcaagccatgaggagtaagccactAAGCACATGACcactgcatcagttcctgcctccacattccaTCACTGTCCAGGGAAGACAGGCTCCCTCTGCTGATgtgacagccagtgttctgaCAATTTCTGTTCTTATTCCAGGGTGGTGCACAGTGGCTTCTTCTTACTCCCTGTGGCATCTGCCTCTGGGATTTGATTCTGTTACCCGCACAAACCTTGTGATGTCACTTCAGAACTGCCTGCTCTGTCCATGACTTGGACAGAGATGCCCCTTATTTGTGTTTGGGGCATTTCTCTGACCAGTCTCTCAATTCACTTGGTGATGCCCAGATTGGAATAGTCACCAGGACACataccctcctctctcttgtcctcctCACCTTTCCCACCTATGTAAAGTGAGCTGGGAATAAGGCTAAGCTATTTGCTGAATATTTGTGATTATATAAGCCTCAGTGTTATATTTGGGAGCTTgtggcagaacagaaacttctgcctacaaatggCATCCAGTGTGGTCTGTGCccaaaaaaacaggaagtagtctaaagTACAATGCCCATGTTCCCAAAAAATGTGTcatggatgtttattatcattttaggGAGATTGGTtccaagttgttattggtaaaagtaaaaaaagaaaaggtattcAAAAGACTTAAATTTAAAGCTTTCGTCctgaaagaaaaagggaggatataaaaaagaaaagatgaaagcttagcttattgaatctactagccttaaatattttacattgttatacaTGTTGGTATATTCATACacaattaactttaatt of Peromyscus maniculatus bairdii isolate BWxNUB_F1_BW_parent chromosome 4, HU_Pman_BW_mat_3.1, whole genome shotgun sequence contains these proteins:
- the LOC143272782 gene encoding histone H3.3C-like — protein: MAHTKQTARKSTGGKAPRKQLATKATRKSAPSTGGVKKPHPYRPGTVALREIRLYQKSTELLIRKLPFQRLVQEIAQDFKTDLRFQSAAIGALQEASEAYLVGLFEDTNLCAIHAKRVTILPKDIQLACRIRGERA